In Paenibacillus sonchi, the genomic stretch TCAGTAATCGGCGTACAGGAAATTCCCGATGAATTCACCAACCGCTACGGAATTATTGAACCCGACCTGCAGGACGGACGGCTGTACCGGGTTAATAATTTTGTCGAAAAACCGGCGATTGGCACAGCGCCCTCCAATCTGGCGATCATGGGACGTTATGTGTTTACTCCAAAGATCTTTAAGTACCTGGACCTTCAGGAAAAAGGCGCAGGCGGCGAAATTCAGCTCACCGATGCCATTCAGAAGCTGAACCAGAGCGAGCGCGTGTACGCTTATAACTTTGACGGTACCAGATACGATGTCGGCGAACGGCTGGGATATATTTTGACTACACTTGAATTCGCACTGGAAAGCGAAGATTTGCGGTATCCGGTAATGGATGCAATGGCGGAATATCTGAGCAAAGCGGGACAAACTCTGAATAGTTGAAAACCAAGTTTAGACTTTCGAGACGGGTTTTGGACTGTGGAGAGTCAGTAGGCACCCAGGCTTACACAATATTTAGGAGGAATGAGGAGAGATGAGCATGCAAAAACTGCCGGAAGACTATGAGGCCGTCCTGCCGAAACTTTACATGCTACATGCCAAAGAAGGAAGCAAAGAAATGGATTCCTATCTGGTGATGAAGCGGATTATCGACATTTTTTTCTCCGCTCTTGGCCTTCTCGTACTGCTGCCGCTGTTCATCGTGGTGGCGATCCTGATCAAGCTGGAAGATCCGAAAGGAAAGGTGTTCTTTCGTCAGAACCGGGTTGGCAAGGACGAGAAGCTGTTTCCGATGTACAAATTCAGATCCATGGTCTCCAATGCCGAGGAGCTGAAGGCGAACCTGATGGCCTACAATGAGGTCAGCGGCGCGATGTTCAAGATTAAGAATGATCCCCGCATCACACGTATCGGCAGATTCCTGCGCAAGACCAGCATTGACGAATTGCCTCAGCTCTGGAATGTGCTGCTAGGGCATATGAGTCTGGTCGGCCCGCGCCCCCGCTCGTGGAAGAGGTTGCGCAGTACACGGATTATGACAAACAACGGCTTATGGTTACACCAGGCTGCACCGGCTATTGGCAGGTGAATGCAAGAAACAGCGTCGGATTTGACGAAATGGTTCAGCTGGATCTGACCTACATTTCTATCCGCAGCACTATGCTGGATCTCAAAATCATCGCTAAAACCGGCCTTATGCTGCTTGGCTCCAAAGATGCGTATTAAAAAAATGGAAATTGGGTGAATGCCGATGCTTGTATACGGAGACGTTCCTAAGATTTCCATAATCATCTGTACCTACAACAGGTCAGCTCTGCTGCTTAAGACGCTTCAGTCGCTTTTGCCGCTGGAGAATCTGGATCAGGCCGAGGTCATTGTGGTGGATAACAGCTCCAAGGATGATACGGCGGCAGTGGTCAAGCGGTTTATAGAGGCTGAAGGTGCAAATATGGATATCCGTTACATTCTGGAGCCGGTGCAAGGGTTGTCGGCGGCCCGGAATACAGGGATTCTGGCTTCCAAATCGCAGCTCATCGCTTTTCTGGATGATGATGCGATTCCTTGCCGGAATTGGATTACAACAATTGTAAGTACCTTTGAACAAAAGCCCGAGGTTATGGCCATGGGCGGCAAAATCGCTCCGATCTTCGAAAGCAGGCGTCCGGATTGGCTGATCAAGCCGTTCGAGCTGCCTTATACCATCGTGGATCTGGGCAACCGCATCAAAGAATATCCGAAACGGCTTCATCCCTGCGGCGCCAACATGGCAATGCGCAAGGTGGCCTTCGATATCAGCCTGTTTCCGCTGGAGCTTGGAAGAAAAGGAGATTCGCTTCTCTCCGGTGAAGAAACCTGGCTGTTTAATCAGATTGAAAGTCAAGGACACTCCATTCTCTATCATCCGCAGATGGCCGTCGATCATTTCGTGCCGGCCAACCGGCTGACGGAGGATTGGATTATGAAAAGATATTACAGCCAAGGCATATCCAACGCGATGAAAAGCGAAGGTGTGAAGGGGAATCTGCTCCTGCTGGGAAAGACGGCCGCCAAGATCATGTATATTGCGGGTGACTCGATCCTCTCCCGGAGCCAGGGGAGAAAACTTCTGAACAAATGCCGGCTGGAGAGTATTCGCGGAACTCTTCATATGATCTGGAACCGGAAGAGAGAATCCGCAGCGGGGTGAGGGGGACAATGATGAATTTTGAGTGGGGCTCCAAAATGAATGTTTTGCCATACGGAATGCTCTACCTCATGTCCGCGCTGTTCCTTGGAGCGGCGGTCATCTACCAGCCGGTAATAGCGGTAGCCATCGTGCTTCTGATTTTGCTGCTGGTTGTCTCTATCTCGCGTCCTGAACTCATCAGCTATTTCGTTCTGCTGACGACGGCGATCTCTATTAACTTTCTGTATCCCGGCAGCATGTTTGGCGTTGAGATCCTATCGCTCTACAAGCTGGTGATCCTGATGCTGCTGGTGCCCTGCATTCTGGTGAATGGATTGAAATTCCGCCTTAGCCCGCCGCTTTGGGCCATGGTGGGATTATTGTTCATCACCTTCGGCTCCTCGATCTGGCTGCCCGAAATGAGCGGTTCCATCGCGGTCAAAGCATTTATCGGCTTGTCCCTCCCTTTTGTTTTTCTCTTGATCAACTGGAAAAAGGAAGTGGCCGAACGGCAGATCCGCATTATCACTATGCTTCCACTGGTAAGCGTGCTGGCCGGAATCGTGCTGCAGGTGGTGCATCTCCACTCTTTTCTCGATGTGGAATTCACCGGCGCTGTACGGGTTCAAGGAGCGAATATCCCGGCGCATCTGGCGATGCTGGCCTTCATGGGCGTGGGAATTGCATTCATTGAGATCAAGCGCAGTACGCAGCATATCCGTTTTTTCTACACCATGCTGGCGCTGAACTTCCTGATTCTCATTGGAACAGGGACACGGGGGCCGATATTGGCACTGCTGTTAATGGTCCTGTACTACTTTTACGATATTTCGCGGCAATACTTGAAGGGCAGAACACAATATCTGATTCCGCTCCTGTGCTCGGTTATTCTGATCTTCTCGGCGGTATATCTGCAGCTCGACAATATTAAGAAGCGTTCCTTCGAACGCACAACGGATACGGCAGTAGACTTGTCAGGCCGGGCAGAAGCCTGGGAGTACTTCCTGAACAAGGCGGCGGATTCTCCGTGGTCGGGCAGAGGACTTGGAGCAGTGACAGTGGCGAACGACGGGACACTGTATAAAGGGTTCGTGGTTCCCCACAACGAGTATATCCGCTTTTACTTTGATGGAGGGTATATCGGAGCCATACTGCTGCTGATTTCATTATTGGCTGTGTTTATTCTGGTGTACAGAGCTTTGGCACCGCCGGTCAAACCGTATTATCTGCTCTTTATAGCAGGATTTATGATTTATTCGTTTTCCGACAACACGCTGTCGACGGTCCAATCGATCATTCCGTTCTGTTGGTACCTGAACTGCCTGTATCGATCTTCACAGCCAACCGATTCCCCACAAAAAGAAGTGATACGATGAACCAAGTGAACATGTTCGATGTCAATTTCGATAACTATGATTTCATGGACCTGCTTGATTATATTGATAAAACGATTCAGGAACGGTCGCAATCGTACATCCTGACCTGCAACGTCGATCATGTCATCAAGCTCCGCAAGGACAAAGAGTTCCAGACCGTGTATTCCCAGGCAGGTGCTGTAGTGGCAGACGGAATGCCGCTGATCTGGGCTTCGAAAATGCTGGGTAAGCCGCTGAAGCAAAAGGTGTCGGGAGCAGATCTTTTCAGCCGTCTCGGCAATGCCTTTGAGCAAAGAAAGTACCGGCTGTTCTTTCTGGGCTCTGCGCAAGGCGTGCCGGAACAGGCTACCAAGAATCTTAAAGCGGCTTATCCCGGAATGAATATTGTCGGCTGCTATTCTCCTTCCTACGGCTTTGAGCACAACGATGAAGAGAACCAGCGTATTATCGAAATGCTGACGGAAAGTCAGCCGGATATTGTGTTCGTAGGCGTGGGAGCGCCGAAGCAGGAGAAGTGGATTTACCGGCATTACAACTCGTACCGGGCGCCAATCTCGATTGGTGTGGGAGCCACCTTTGACTTTTTGTCAGGCTCAGTGAAAAGGGCGCCGAATTTCATGCAGAAAACAGGCCTGGAATGGTTCTGGCGGCTTAGCCAGGAACCGGGCCGCCTCTGGAAAAGATATTTGGTCGATGACGCCCAATTCCTGGTCCTGCTGCTCAAGGAGCTCCGCAAACGGGATAAAGTAAAGGGAGGCAGGCCGGAATGAACGTGAGTCTTCCATCCATGAAGTCAGCAGGAATGCTGCTGCTGATCTGCGGCATCTGTCTGGGCCTTCCGCTGATGATCGGTTTTGCCAGCGCGAAGCTCAGCTCATCCAATAGTCTTCAGGGCGCTGTTCTGGCGGGCATTCTGTTTCCGGCCTTCCTGCTGGCTCTGCTGAAGCCGAAGGCGCTGATTGCCTACACCCTGCTGGTCTGGGCGGTCGCTCCGGAGCTGCGGCGCATCGCCGATTGGTCGGAAGGGGTCTACCATTCCGTATCCCTGCTTAGCCTGGCGCCGCTGTTGACGGGGGCTACCCTGGCAATTCCGGTGCTGAAGGAGATTCACCGCATCCGCAAATCCTCCACCCGGATTATCCTGCTCTTCTCGGTGGCACTGGCTTACGGGGCACTGATCGGGCTCGCGAAGAACGGCATTGGCTCCGTGTACGACCTGGCGAATTACATCGTACCCCTGCTGCTGATTCCGTTCTTCGCGGTAACGCGCTTTAGACCGAAGGATATTGACCGGTTGCTGTACGCTTTTGCCAATATTGCAGTTCTGGTAGCCATTTATGGGATTGTCCAGTATTTAACCGTCCCTCCGTGGGATGCCTTCTGGATGAAGAATGCCGACATGATGTCCATTGGCACACCGTATCCTTTGGAAATCCGGGTGTTCTCTACTCTGAATTCCCCGGGCCTGCGGCGACCTTCCTGGTATTCGCTCTGGTACCGATGATTCTGGAGAAAAGATGGCAGGGAACGCTGCGCTGGATCGGTGTCATGCTCGTTGTCGTCTGCCTATTGACCACACTGGTCCGTTCTGCCTGGCTGGTGATGCTGGTGATGCTGCTCGTATACATCGCTTCCTCCCCGTCCAAGGGGAAATGGAAGGCACTGCTCCAACTGGTATTTGTCGCTGCCGCTCTGTTCTGGATCGTCCCTAAGCTGCCGGGTGCAGAAGGATTGGTCGCCCGTATGGAGACACTGACCTCCGTTCAGGAAGACCATTCTTACAATGAACGCCTGAGCCTGTGGCAGAACATGCTGCCGATGGTAGCTGCAAATCCGGTCGGGCAAGGGATAGGCAGTGTCGGCCAGGGGACGAAGATCGGCAACGGCGGCGAGCTTGGCGAATACGGAAACATGGATAACGGGGTTATCGCCCTGCTGCTTACCTTCGGAGTCCTTGGCGCTTTATTCTTCTTCGGCGCCCTTGGCGCTGTAATTAAGCAGATTGTAGTCAGAGTCACCAGCAAAGACAGCCTTCAGCCCTATGCCCGGCTGTCGCTGGCAGCATGGATGGGGGCAGTGATCAGCCTGGTATCGGACAACGGGTTTCCCGGACTCAAAGGCTACCTGGTCTGGATGCTGATTGGCCTGGGCCTCGGTGCCAAAGAGATTATTGAGAGCAGAAAGAAGGGAACACCACATGCAGCCATCGAACGCGAAATCACTTCCCACTAATACAGTCTGGTCTTCGCTCCGGCGGTTTACCAAGAGTAAGGACAACAGTTCTGCCGCAGTGAAGACGATGTTCGTCAGCGTGCTGATCCTATTGGTTAATATGCTGACGGGTGTGCTGACCGCACGTTATCTGGGTCCTACAGGACGCGGGGAGCAGACAGCGATGGTGAACTGGTCACAATTCCTGGCGTTCAGCATGAGCTTCGGTATTCCTTCGGCACTGATCTACAATGCCAAAAAGAATCCCGATGAGGCGGGCGTGCTCTACCGGATGGCCCTGTTAATCGCTCTGGCCTTCGGAACCTTGGCTATGATTGTCGGGATTGTGGTCCTTCCCTACTGGCTGAATTCATTCAGCCCGAATGTCGTACTGTTCGCGCAATGCTCGATGATCCTGTGTCCGCTGATTGTGGTATCACAGATCAACAATGCGGCTTTTCAGTTCAGAGGCGACTACAAGACGTTCAACTGGCTGCGGTATCTGCTTCCGCTGCTGACGCTGGCGGCCATCGGAATTTTGATTCTGACCCGCTCGATCAATCCGTTCACAACCGCCTTGGCATATCTGGTGCCGTCCGTTCCGATCTTCATCTGGATGACGATTACACTGCTCCGCACCTACAGGGTGAAGATGAAAGACGCTTACCTGAATTTCAAAAGACTGTTCACCTACGGGCTCGGCTCGTACGGAAATGACTTGCTCGGGCAGTTCTCTTACTATATCGACCAGATCATTATCGCCGGCCTGCTGCGGCCAGCCGATCTGGGTCTGTATGCGGTAGCGGTCAGTCTCTCGCGGATGGTCAACTTCTTCTCGAACTCGATCACCGTGGTGCTGTTTCCGA encodes the following:
- a CDS encoding glycosyltransferase, which codes for MPMLVYGDVPKISIIICTYNRSALLLKTLQSLLPLENLDQAEVIVVDNSSKDDTAAVVKRFIEAEGANMDIRYILEPVQGLSAARNTGILASKSQLIAFLDDDAIPCRNWITTIVSTFEQKPEVMAMGGKIAPIFESRRPDWLIKPFELPYTIVDLGNRIKEYPKRLHPCGANMAMRKVAFDISLFPLELGRKGDSLLSGEETWLFNQIESQGHSILYHPQMAVDHFVPANRLTEDWIMKRYYSQGISNAMKSEGVKGNLLLLGKTAAKIMYIAGDSILSRSQGRKLLNKCRLESIRGTLHMIWNRKRESAAG
- a CDS encoding O-antigen ligase family protein; the encoded protein is MNFEWGSKMNVLPYGMLYLMSALFLGAAVIYQPVIAVAIVLLILLLVVSISRPELISYFVLLTTAISINFLYPGSMFGVEILSLYKLVILMLLVPCILVNGLKFRLSPPLWAMVGLLFITFGSSIWLPEMSGSIAVKAFIGLSLPFVFLLINWKKEVAERQIRIITMLPLVSVLAGIVLQVVHLHSFLDVEFTGAVRVQGANIPAHLAMLAFMGVGIAFIEIKRSTQHIRFFYTMLALNFLILIGTGTRGPILALLLMVLYYFYDISRQYLKGRTQYLIPLLCSVILIFSAVYLQLDNIKKRSFERTTDTAVDLSGRAEAWEYFLNKAADSPWSGRGLGAVTVANDGTLYKGFVVPHNEYIRFYFDGGYIGAILLLISLLAVFILVYRALAPPVKPYYLLFIAGFMIYSFSDNTLSTVQSIIPFCWYLNCLYRSSQPTDSPQKEVIR
- a CDS encoding WecB/TagA/CpsF family glycosyltransferase, with the translated sequence MNQVNMFDVNFDNYDFMDLLDYIDKTIQERSQSYILTCNVDHVIKLRKDKEFQTVYSQAGAVVADGMPLIWASKMLGKPLKQKVSGADLFSRLGNAFEQRKYRLFFLGSAQGVPEQATKNLKAAYPGMNIVGCYSPSYGFEHNDEENQRIIEMLTESQPDIVFVGVGAPKQEKWIYRHYNSYRAPISIGVGATFDFLSGSVKRAPNFMQKTGLEWFWRLSQEPGRLWKRYLVDDAQFLVLLLKELRKRDKVKGGRPE
- a CDS encoding O-antigen ligase family protein, encoding MILEKRWQGTLRWIGVMLVVVCLLTTLVRSAWLVMLVMLLVYIASSPSKGKWKALLQLVFVAAALFWIVPKLPGAEGLVARMETLTSVQEDHSYNERLSLWQNMLPMVAANPVGQGIGSVGQGTKIGNGGELGEYGNMDNGVIALLLTFGVLGALFFFGALGAVIKQIVVRVTSKDSLQPYARLSLAAWMGAVISLVSDNGFPGLKGYLVWMLIGLGLGAKEIIESRKKGTPHAAIEREITSH
- a CDS encoding oligosaccharide flippase family protein, which produces MQPSNAKSLPTNTVWSSLRRFTKSKDNSSAAVKTMFVSVLILLVNMLTGVLTARYLGPTGRGEQTAMVNWSQFLAFSMSFGIPSALIYNAKKNPDEAGVLYRMALLIALAFGTLAMIVGIVVLPYWLNSFSPNVVLFAQCSMILCPLIVVSQINNAAFQFRGDYKTFNWLRYLLPLLTLAAIGILILTRSINPFTTALAYLVPSVPIFIWMTITLLRTYRVKMKDAYLNFKRLFTYGLGSYGNDLLGQFSYYIDQIIIAGLLRPADLGLYAVAVSLSRMVNFFSNSITVVLFPKASELSKDQAIALTFKAFRISTTCTLLGSLFLMLVAPFVIPLLYGKDFNTALTVFRLLLLEVTISGGTLILAQVFMALGKPKFVSILQGVGLILVIPLLFLLVPKFGLFGAGVAMLSSAVLRFLFIILNIRYNLKVKLPRLLINGEDIQWLKTTMNSYIRKKPMDT